The nucleotide window TAGTGCATTAAGTTGAGCTTTTACCGAATGTTCCCATAAATACGTACTGCTGTGCAAACGCAAACCGGCGATTAAGGTTGAGTCAATCAGATACGTTGGTATAATATGGTCATGCGTTTTACGAGATAAAAATTGCATGAGGATATCTTTTTCAGGCTGGGTCAATTCATGCGTGCTGGTAATACGCCATTCTGCAATGCCGTTATTTTTCATATATATAGCGCATATTTCATGCAATATATCAGCTATAAGAATAAGGCGCTTGTCGTGTATAAGCAGATCAATGAGTTTATCAATTCCATGACTATATGCACCGTATTGCTTAAAAAGATTAATGAAAAAATCTCTTTTGGTACGATTGTCTATAGCAGAAACTTTTAAATAAAAAAAATGTTTTCTGTTCGCATGCATAAATTGCGTGATACTATCAAAATTTTTAAGTAAAGGCAGAGTTAATGCATCACCAAAAAGATTCATAAATGCGCGTGCATATCTGCGAGATATGGTATTATTTAACACGTCTAATCCCTATTTAAGCACATTCAGTATAGATATATTATAGCGCTCGCGTTCTTGGCGACTGGCGAAATTTTTTTTTAAATCATGATCAAGCTTTTCAAAAACATCGGGCATTATTTCAAGATAGGCCTTTCTAAGCGCTTCTTGCTTTGCCTGTATTTTATATTTTTTTTCCAGTTTTTCTCGTACGAGCTGTTTATCTGCGAGACATTCATGATAATAGCGATTATTTTCGATCTTCCACGTATCAAGATGTTTGTATAAAGCATCAAAAAGAACTTTTTGGCTATCTATATTACGTAAAATAGCAGTTTTTTCATGTTTATTTATAACTATTTGATCGTGTATTTCTTGAGTGATACGTTTTTTATTGGCTATATCTTGTTTAATAATGGGTAAGCCATATGTATAAAAAAGATATATACCCAACCCAAGTAAGATGAAAAAATTGATCCACAAAAACAAACTATTAACCATGAGGAGACCGTATTTTGTTAAAAAGTGTGGTTATGGTTTCTGCAACAAGCATTTCTTTATGTGATAATAGATACATTTCTGGTTGATGCTGAGCAAATTCAAGTGGCACGCAGTTTATATTTGTATGAGGCGGCACGTTATGTTTTAATATAGCTTGATAGCGTTGCCACGCCTGATGAGCTTGCTGGTTGAGTTCGCGCACTTCATAGATACAGCTCTCCCGACTTTTAATAAGATCTTGTTCGAGAGCTTCATGACGTTGAATAAGAGCAACAGCATATTTCAAAAAAATCTTATCAATTATTTGGTATGCTATGCAGAAATTGATAATTTGGAGTATAAGTGTCGCGTTAATATTCATGTGGCTTAAGAAACAAAAATAAGAAGCAAGCAAATAGCCAATACGTAAATGGGAGATGTTTCGATAATAGCCATGCCTAACATCATAGCAGCCCTAATTTTACCGGCGCTTTCTGGATATTTACCTATATTTTCGCACGCTTTTGACGCAACAAGTCCTTGTCCAAGGGCAGGGCCAATAGTCCCGATACCAATAGCAAAAGCCGCACCCAAATATCCGGCAATTTTTACGTAATTAATTGCATTTTCCACAGGATAACCTTTCAACGCATGTTAAATAGTATGATATAAACGCTTTATATTTTAATCATAATAACTTCATGGCGAAAAATCGATCTTTTTTTAAAAAAGTATATCATTTTGTCAAAATTAGTTAACGCTGCTAATATGGCTGAAGAATCTATGGGATAAACCATATTAAAAAAAGAGATTTTATATGAAGAAACTGATAATCGCCTCTGTCATACTGCTTGCATTGCACAATACAATCTGTTCCGAAGAAACAACGGGTCTTACACCTGGAAATATTTATGATGGGGGATTTGATGATAAATTTGAAGAATTGCGTGACCGTCAATGCGGAATAACCGTCCTAGACATAGTAGAGCATTTGGCAACACTCAGTGCCCCACAGTTGTTGCAAGAAAATTTTTATAATTATACAAACCCTATTAATGTTCGACCATTGGTTGATCTACCAAGTTTTCAAATGTCTTTTTTTCAGCTCCCCTTTGTTCCTTGCGAAGGCGGTTTGTCGCTTCAATTTTTCTTTAATCAAATGCGAGATGGGTATTTTACCAAATGCAGCCCAAACCTTTCATCGTATCTTAACCTCAATGTTGGATCTTCTCTTGAAAACAAAGATCTCGATGCCTTATTAGGAACAACTCTTCCCGAAGTATTTTCATTGTTTTCTAAAATGAAAATAGAGGAACGGCGTGTTGGAGCTATGATCGGCGGGTATAAAAATTTTAATAATAATTGGGTTAGTGCAATTATTCCTATGTACTGGTTAGAAAGTAACTTTTTTTTAAGCCTTAAAGAGCAAGAAGCTATTCAAAATCAACCTCTTTTTTTGAATGCAGGAGCCGGTACAGATCTTGATGGGGAGATGGCATTTGGCTATCAACATCTTGTCAGCACAAAGCTCGGCCTGGGAGATTTGCGCTTACAAATTGCACATAATTTTATTATGAGTAATTGTTCAACAATACTTCCGGCATTTGAGGTAACATTGCCAACTTCGCACGCTTTTAATGGAAAAAGACTCAATTTGTGGTTTGGCGATAGCGTTCTTTTTGGTGGCCAGTATTGCAAAATGTGTTGCCCGCCACCCTTTGACATTGAACAGCTTGTTTGTCTTGCTGCAGGAACGATTCAAGAGCAGGCTCAAGCAAAAACATTGGCAACAAATTTTTTTGTAGGTGCTCTTGATCGATTAACAGCAAACCTGCTTGATAGACCATTAGGGCAAGAGCATACAAGTTTGGGGCCGGTTGTTTATTATTATCGACAATTGACGGAATATATGGCTTTACAAGCAAATATAGGTTTTGATTATTTTATACCCCGTCCAGAAACACGTTTTTTTCTTGTTAATAAAAATTCGGCAGAGTTTGCCAGAGATTATAATGATCCTAATACGGCACAAGACAATTTAAATTTTCTTACAGAGCAAATGGTAAACTTGTTATATCCTGCCGTTTGTAACGTACGCGTTCATCCAGGTATGGTAGGTAAAGGTTCGTTGGCGTTCTGGTATAAATCACCATATTTTCATGGTCTTGTCGGTTATGATTTTTGGTATAAAACTAAAGAATATATAACCGTTCCCTATGCAACAACATTGTTATTAAATATTGATCGAGGCTTGAGGCCATCTGCTTATCAGGGTAAAATATTTGCAAAGTTCTTTGCGTATATGCCATGTGTTTGTAACTATTTATATCTTGGGGTAAGCATGGATGCGACGGTTAATAATCAAGGTATTGGTAAAGATTTCACGTTGAGTATTGACACTGTTTTTAGATTCTAATATATATTTTAAATTCAAAAAAAGAGGTAATCATGTTTAAAAAAAAATTGGCGCTCTTTACATTGTGCGTTTTATTCCCTATTCTCAATCATGGGGAAAATGTGGCTCCTATTGTCATAGACTCGGAAGTTTTACGATTTATTGATGGAACTCCGTTGGTTAATATTGCTCACCTCGTGCATTTTGCATTACAAATTCATGTATTTCAACATGGGCCAAAGAGTGCTGCGCAGGCATCTATGGGAATTAAAAAAATCATGTATAAAAATAAAGCCTATTCTCTTGAAGAATTGGTATTGATTCAAAAAGAAAATCCAAAGAATGATTATGCTGCTGCTCTGAGTCAAGCGCTGGTGATTTTTGAAGATATAGCAATGCCTTACTTGGCTAATTCTCGGGGATCAGAAGAGTATATGATTAAGCTGATTGCAGCGTGGAGCAAGCAGCGCAATAAGCCGCATACATATCTTATTGCTTGGAGTCAGGTAACTAAGAATGAGCATGAAAGTTTGGTAAAACATATGGTTGATTTTTCTCATCTTAATGAATTTTGCGATGATCTCAAAATGTTTCTCACAGATTTTATGAATACCTGTAAGAAATCATGGAAGCAGTATCAGCAGATGAGAGAATCGGAGAATAAAAAAAGTAAAAATTAATGGAACAAGAAGAAATTATTATTGGAACTGTTGAGCGCTTTCTCTTTCAAAGTCATGATAATGGATTTGCCGTTTTTATTCTTGCATCAAAAAATCTATCATGTATGGCAAAAGGGTCTGTTCCTGGCTTATCTGCAGGGCAAGAAGTAGAACTCAAGGGATATTGGGAACATCATGCAAGATTTGGTAAGCAATTTATTATACAGGCCTGTATAAATAAAGTTCCAACGAGCATAACTGGTCTTAAAAAATATTTAGGCTCGGGCCTTATTAAGGGCATCGGGCCTGCATATGCAGAAAAACTGGTGAATCACTTTGGTCAATCTGTTTTGACGATAATTGATACACAGCCGAATCGTTTGCATGAGGTTCCCGGTATTGGCGCAAAACGCATCGAAACTATTGTTACCGCATGGGGCGAGCAAAAAGGTATCGCTGATATCATGATTTTTCTGCAAGAAAAAGATATATCTCCTGCATACGCCGCTAAAATTTATAAAAAATATGGTCAAAATGCTCGCGCTATTATCCACGAAAATCCCTATCGGTTGGCAGAAGAAATTTGGGGTATTGGCTTTAAGATGGCGGATAAAATAGCGCTTAATGTTGGGTTTCAGCTTCACTCTTCTGCCAGAATTTCTGCAGGTATACTATTTGCCTTGAGTCAAGCAACGCAACAAGGCCACTTATATCTGGAGCTTGATGACGCGCGTCAAAAAACATTAGAATTATTAGAGCTTGGCGCGGAACATAAACAGTTGCTTAAGCCTGCGCTGCATGAATTATATGATAGCAATAAAATTACATTAATCACGCACCAAAATATATATTATATTGGGTTGCAGTTTCATAAATTTATAGAAGATTCGGTAGCAAAAACTATTAAAAAATTATTGGAATATCCTTCGGCTTTGACTATTAATTATCATACGCATTATGAAACCTTGCGCGTACCCCAGAAGAATGAGATCGCTCTTAATGAACAGCAGCAAATGGGTATTATGGCCTGCTTGAATAATAAAGTAACTATTATAACGGGTGGTCCAGGTACAGGAAAAACAACGCTTATAAAAAAATTGTTATCAATTTTAGAATTAGAACATGTTGAGTATAAGCTAGCATCTCCGACAGGAAGAGCGGCTCAACGAATGATGGAAAGTACGGGCCGTTATGCAATGACGTTGCACAGGCTTTTGGAATTTGATGTCAGCACTATGCGTTTTGTTCACAATGAGGGTAATGCGCTTAAAACCAATTATTTAATAGTTGATGAAGCCTCTATGATTGATGTTTTTCTTGCGCATGCTCTTATTAAAGCACTTGCGCCATCTACTCATTTGGTATTAATTGGGGATATCGATCAATTACCTTCAGTGGGCGCGGGCAATTTTTTACAGGATTGTATAAAAAGTGAGCTTGTTCCTACTATTCGATTAACAGAAATTTTTAGACAGGCGCAGGACAGCCTTATTGTGGTTAACGCCCACCGAGTGAATCGTGGCGAATTTCCTACGACGTCTTTACCAGATGCTCGTCGTGACTTTTTATTTTTGAAGGAAGAGTCTCCAGAAAATATGGCGGTTCATTTAAAGCGCATTTTATTTATTGAGTTGGCAAAGCATGGTATTAAGCAAGAAGACGCGCAGATTTTGGTGCCTATGAATAAAGGTCTTGCCGGTGCCTATAATTTGAATCATGTTCTGCAGTCGCTTGTTAATCCCGAACATAAAGAATCTGTTATGCATGCTGGAGTAGCCTATAAAATAGGTGATAAAGTTATGCAAATAAAAAATAATTACGACAAAAATACTTTTAATGGTGATATTGGTGTTATAGATTCTATTAATACCATCGACAAAACATTGGGTGTTAGCTTTGGCAACCGATTAGTTGAGTATGATTTTGATGAGCTCAATGAACTTGTTCTCGCTTATGCCATTACTATTCATAAAAGCCAAGGCTCAGAATATCCTGCGGTTATTATCCCTATTTTTATGCAACATTTTACTCTTTTACAACGCAATTTGGTGTATACTGCTATAACTCGTGCTAAAAAATTATGCGTTATTATTGGAGAGCCTCGTGCCCTTGCCATGGCAATCAAAAATAGTAAAAAGCAGCAAAGAATAACATTTTTAGAAAAATTTTTACGTGAATAACCAGTTTTTATATGACCAGTAACCGTTTTTTTATGCTTTTATCCGCTTGCATGCTTATGTGTGGTATGATTTTTTTTGCATATATGCATGATATAATTATTATTAATCTGTTTTATTATAAGCCGCGAGTAATTTCTTGTGGGCAATCGCACAAAAAAATAGTTACTATTACGTATTACGGACCAATGGGCTCTGTGCAAGAAAAAAAAGAAATTATTTGGTCGAACAATAAAATTGATAATGTGCAGTATCTTGTAACGTCATGGCTTACGTTGCTTGAACAAGAAAATATTGTATCTAAGAAAATATCATTACAATCCTGTGCGCTTTCTGTGTCCGAGCAGGACGCTTTTATATCGTTTGATAGAAGTTTTTTTGCAAAACAAAGCTCTGTGCGAGATAAACTTATGTTGATAGAAAGTTTATTGCAAACGATACGCGATAATGAAATTAATCTACAGGGGATTTATTTTTTAAGTCATCATCAGCCACTCAATGATAAACATCTTGATTTTTCTAAGCCATGGCCATTAACAGGATTTGTATCTGCGCCGTATCAAGCTCAGCCAATTACGCCGTTAGATAATAAAAAACAATATACTATTGTTTTGGCTCCTGCAGGTGATGCAAAAAATACAGAACGTGTTGTGTATAATAATTTTGAGTGTGCGCTTACGTTGCAATATGCCCAAGAACTTAAAACAGCGCTTACAGAAATGATGCCCTATAGCACGGTTATTATAACGCGCCATGCAGGCGATATAGTAGAGCCACTTTATAACGCTGCATTAGCAAATAGATTACAAGCTGATCTCTATATCAGCTTGCATGCATTTCAAGAAAAAGAGTTATTATCGTCATTAGGGCTTTATTATGTAATGTATAACCCAGTAACAGATTTGTGGCATAAAAAATCAACTAAATTAGAATGCACGCCCTACACTATGGCATATTTAGATAATCTGGTAATAACTCAAAGTTATGCGTTTTTTTTAGAAAAGAGCTTATTGTCTGAGCAAAAAAAGTACGGCTTTGCTACAAAAAAAACAGTAGGTATGCCCTTTAAACCACTTCTAGGGGTGCATGTTCCTGCAGTCGCATTAGAAATTGGCGTAACTGAAAAACAAAATATCATAGCGCATGTCATGCCTGTTGCTACAGCCATTAATGCGTTATTAGAAAAAATAAATTTATAAAAAATTGAAATCAAATGCTCTTTTTTTTTATGCTCACTACGATATGAGTATATATTACAAAAAGGGAATACTATGAATCTTGATTTACGTCACAAAGATTTACTGCGTGGATTGCTGTATATCGTCGGTGGTGTCGCGTTATTGCTCCATACTTTTGGATACATTCAAAAGGGCATTAACGCTGTTCTCATTATTTTATCTATCACTATTATTGGCTACGGCATTGCTAAATCCGGTGTCTATGGCATAGTGCGCAATCTTATTTCTAAGAAGTAGAACTAAAAAAGAGCTTAAGGGTTTAAACTCTTAAGCTCTTTTGCATAATTTTCAAACATGTGTTCGTATGGTGCCCAGAAAATTTTGTCTGTTTTTAATTCATCTTTGACAGCAGTATCCAGTAATTCAAGAGTCTTAATAGCTGCGTCGCGATTACCTGTTTTTTGCACAGTCATTTTAATGATTTGCATGTCAAATTGCGCGCCAAAATACTTTGTAACTTTCACTTGAACTTTATTAGTGACCAAAAGATTGAATATTGTTGCTATGCAGAAGGCTGCCAAAACTCTGAGCGCTGGCTTATTTATTAATGGTGTTTTTCCTAATAGCCAAAAGATAGCCAAGGTTAAACAGAAAGCAAAGAGCATAACTACATACGGTATAATTTTTAGGCTTAAGGGCGTAACGCCTTGCTTAAAAACCATAAAATAACGAGCAAGTAAAAAATCTTGTTGCGCTTGTGGAATATTCAAAAGCCATTCAGGATTTATGATCATAAAAGGATTTTTGCTTTGAGGATGTATGCCATATACTGCAAATTTATTCCATGGGTTTATTTGTATTCCAGCCTTTTTAGGTGCGGCAATTTCATAATTATTGTCAAAATCAACTAATTGAGCGGCCCTGGCAGCTATAGTGGTAACAGCTTCTGGTGCTTGTATAAGATAGCCATCTTCAGCAAATTCAACCATTTTTGCATGAGCTGAATTTGTTAATAATAAAGCTAATGCGATACTTATTATATGCATTGTTGCAACTCCCGTGCTAGATGTTGTAATTGTAGACAATATAATTTTCTTTCTCCGCAGGCCGGATGATCAGCGAATAGACCAAAATATGAATTTACCGATGGATGTTTATATTCTTTCTCCCATCGTTCAGCAAGTTTAATGCCTCCTTCATAAGAATTAAGTGCAGAAAGTGAACAATGATCAGCTTCGCGCTCTATGGTTCGCCGATATGCTAAGCATGTCAATTGTGTGATAAGTATACACATAAATACTAGCATATAAGCAAAGGCGGACGCATGCCATTTATGAGTAACATAATAA belongs to Candidatus Babeliaceae bacterium and includes:
- the atpH gene encoding ATP synthase F1 subunit delta, which codes for MLNNTISRRYARAFMNLFGDALTLPLLKNFDSITQFMHANRKHFFYLKVSAIDNRTKRDFFINLFKQYGAYSHGIDKLIDLLIHDKRLILIADILHEICAIYMKNNGIAEWRITSTHELTQPEKDILMQFLSRKTHDHIIPTYLIDSTLIAGLRLHSSTYLWEHSVKAQLNALKRTYKGYYGN
- the atpE gene encoding ATP synthase F0 subunit C; the protein is MENAINYVKIAGYLGAAFAIGIGTIGPALGQGLVASKACENIGKYPESAGKIRAAMMLGMAIIETSPIYVLAICLLLIFVS
- a CDS encoding ATP-dependent RecD-like DNA helicase; translated protein: MEQEEIIIGTVERFLFQSHDNGFAVFILASKNLSCMAKGSVPGLSAGQEVELKGYWEHHARFGKQFIIQACINKVPTSITGLKKYLGSGLIKGIGPAYAEKLVNHFGQSVLTIIDTQPNRLHEVPGIGAKRIETIVTAWGEQKGIADIMIFLQEKDISPAYAAKIYKKYGQNARAIIHENPYRLAEEIWGIGFKMADKIALNVGFQLHSSARISAGILFALSQATQQGHLYLELDDARQKTLELLELGAEHKQLLKPALHELYDSNKITLITHQNIYYIGLQFHKFIEDSVAKTIKKLLEYPSALTINYHTHYETLRVPQKNEIALNEQQQMGIMACLNNKVTIITGGPGTGKTTLIKKLLSILELEHVEYKLASPTGRAAQRMMESTGRYAMTLHRLLEFDVSTMRFVHNEGNALKTNYLIVDEASMIDVFLAHALIKALAPSTHLVLIGDIDQLPSVGAGNFLQDCIKSELVPTIRLTEIFRQAQDSLIVVNAHRVNRGEFPTTSLPDARRDFLFLKEESPENMAVHLKRILFIELAKHGIKQEDAQILVPMNKGLAGAYNLNHVLQSLVNPEHKESVMHAGVAYKIGDKVMQIKNNYDKNTFNGDIGVIDSINTIDKTLGVSFGNRLVEYDFDELNELVLAYAITIHKSQGSEYPAVIIPIFMQHFTLLQRNLVYTAITRAKKLCVIIGEPRALAMAIKNSKKQQRITFLEKFLRE
- a CDS encoding N-acetylmuramoyl-L-alanine amidase, whose amino-acid sequence is MLLSACMLMCGMIFFAYMHDIIIINLFYYKPRVISCGQSHKKIVTITYYGPMGSVQEKKEIIWSNNKIDNVQYLVTSWLTLLEQENIVSKKISLQSCALSVSEQDAFISFDRSFFAKQSSVRDKLMLIESLLQTIRDNEINLQGIYFLSHHQPLNDKHLDFSKPWPLTGFVSAPYQAQPITPLDNKKQYTIVLAPAGDAKNTERVVYNNFECALTLQYAQELKTALTEMMPYSTVIITRHAGDIVEPLYNAALANRLQADLYISLHAFQEKELLSSLGLYYVMYNPVTDLWHKKSTKLECTPYTMAYLDNLVITQSYAFFLEKSLLSEQKKYGFATKKTVGMPFKPLLGVHVPAVALEIGVTEKQNIIAHVMPVATAINALLEKINL